One segment of Phaeacidiphilus oryzae TH49 DNA contains the following:
- a CDS encoding LacI family DNA-binding transcriptional regulator, producing the protein MKDVAARAGVGLKTVSRVVNGEPGVTAETTERVQAAITELGFRRNDSARILRKGRTASIGLILEDIGDPFYSAFSRAVEDVARDNASLLFIGSSAEAADREQELALAFCARRVDGLIVIPAGTDHRYLLPETQAGVAVVFADRPGQRIDADNVLSANADGSRQGVEHLLRHGHRRIGYIGDLPHIHTAAERLRGYREAMADAGIEVAPGWVAMGPTDPERVAADLRAMTGEDGVTAVFCGNNRVSVSVLRAVDSLPSRPALIGFDDFELADLAGLSVVAQDPAGMGRTAARLLFHRLAGSAGDFTTTHLPVHLIPRGSAERPPR; encoded by the coding sequence ATGAAGGACGTCGCAGCTCGGGCGGGGGTCGGCCTGAAGACGGTCTCGCGGGTGGTGAACGGCGAGCCAGGAGTGACCGCCGAGACCACCGAGCGGGTCCAGGCCGCCATCACCGAGCTGGGCTTCCGCCGCAACGACAGCGCCCGCATCCTCCGCAAGGGCCGCACCGCGTCGATCGGCCTGATCCTGGAGGACATCGGCGACCCGTTCTACTCGGCCTTCAGCCGGGCCGTGGAGGACGTCGCCCGGGACAACGCCTCGCTGCTCTTCATCGGCTCCAGCGCCGAGGCCGCCGACCGCGAGCAGGAGCTCGCCCTGGCGTTCTGCGCCCGGCGGGTGGACGGCCTGATCGTCATCCCGGCTGGCACCGACCACCGCTACCTGCTGCCGGAGACCCAGGCCGGGGTGGCCGTGGTCTTCGCCGACCGCCCCGGGCAGCGGATCGACGCCGACAACGTGCTCAGCGCGAACGCGGACGGCTCCCGGCAGGGCGTCGAGCACCTGCTGCGCCACGGCCACCGGCGGATCGGGTACATCGGCGACCTCCCGCACATCCACACCGCCGCCGAGCGCCTGCGCGGCTACCGGGAGGCGATGGCCGACGCGGGCATCGAGGTCGCCCCCGGATGGGTCGCGATGGGCCCGACCGACCCCGAGCGGGTGGCCGCGGACCTCCGGGCGATGACCGGGGAGGACGGCGTCACGGCGGTCTTCTGCGGCAACAACCGGGTCTCGGTCTCGGTCCTGCGCGCCGTCGACTCCCTGCCGTCCCGGCCGGCGCTGATCGGCTTCGACGACTTCGAGCTCGCCGACCTCGCGGGCCTCAGCGTGGTGGCCCAGGACCCGGCCGGAATGGGCCGCACCGCCGCCCGCCTCCTCTTCCACCGCCTCGCCGGCTCCGCGGGCGACTTCACCACCACTCACCTCCCCGTCCACCTCATCCCCCGAGGCTCAGCCGAACGGCCGCCCCGCTAG
- a CDS encoding ROK family protein yields MHRTTPLVAAVDIGGTKIAGALVAPDGTLTARTQRPTPAREDGATVLAAVLEVVDALRAEPEWSRVAALGIGSAGPVDASRGTVSPVNIPGWRDFPLVPGVDKHLGEQGGAAVPPIVLVGDGPAIAAAEHWQGAARGSANSLCMVVSTGVGGGLVLGGALYSGPTGNAGHIGHISVDLDGAECPCGSRGCVEVLASGPAIARRALAEGWVPPGRDATAAAVAEAAKGGDPIARASFERAGQALAAGIAATATLVEIDRVVIGGGVARAGEVLFEPLRRRLADYAVLPFVHGIEVRPAELGTDAGIVGAAAAAAHAVGADGWG; encoded by the coding sequence ATGCACCGGACGACCCCCCTGGTCGCGGCCGTCGACATCGGCGGCACCAAGATCGCGGGAGCCCTCGTGGCGCCCGACGGCACGTTGACGGCCAGGACCCAGCGCCCCACACCGGCCAGGGAGGACGGCGCCACGGTGCTGGCCGCCGTGCTGGAGGTGGTGGACGCCCTGCGCGCCGAGCCCGAGTGGTCGCGCGTCGCCGCACTCGGCATCGGCAGCGCGGGCCCGGTGGACGCCTCGCGCGGCACCGTGAGTCCGGTCAACATCCCCGGCTGGCGGGACTTCCCGCTGGTGCCCGGGGTGGACAAGCACCTGGGCGAGCAGGGCGGCGCCGCCGTGCCGCCGATCGTCCTGGTGGGGGACGGGCCGGCGATCGCCGCCGCCGAGCACTGGCAGGGGGCCGCGCGGGGATCCGCCAACTCCCTCTGCATGGTGGTCTCCACGGGAGTGGGCGGCGGGCTCGTGCTCGGCGGCGCACTCTACTCGGGCCCCACCGGCAACGCCGGGCACATCGGCCACATCAGCGTCGACCTGGACGGGGCCGAGTGCCCCTGCGGATCGCGCGGCTGCGTGGAGGTGCTGGCCAGCGGGCCGGCGATCGCCCGGCGGGCGCTCGCCGAGGGCTGGGTCCCGCCGGGCCGGGACGCCACGGCGGCCGCGGTGGCCGAGGCCGCGAAGGGCGGGGACCCGATCGCCCGCGCCTCCTTCGAGCGGGCCGGGCAGGCCCTGGCGGCCGGCATCGCCGCGACGGCGACGCTGGTGGAGATCGACCGGGTGGTGATCGGCGGCGGGGTGGCGCGGGCCGGGGAGGTCCTCTTCGAGCCGCTGCGCCGCCGGCTCGCCGACTACGCCGTCCTGCCGTTCGTCCACGGGATCGAGGTGCGCCCGGCCGAGTTGGGCACCGACGCCGGGATCGTCGGCGCGGCCGCCGCGGCTGCCCACGCGGTGGGAGCCGACGGCTGGGGGTAG
- a CDS encoding acyl-CoA synthetase → MLLTALDGRWGDAPDALVIDGTPLSRARLLGAATALADQIGGARALAVLARPTAQTVVAVVAGLLAGVPVVPVPPDAGPTEREHILRDSGAPLLAVSPGDEEAEAYGAKVLPVDLAAASGTAYQDPEPGRLAFLLYTSGTTGAPKGVMITHRAVAAGLDGLAEAWAWTHEDVLVHGLPLFHVHGLILGVLGALRHGSRLVHTGKPRPELYAEAARSGGTLFFGVPTVWGRLVNDPESARALRSARLIVSGSAPLPVTVFDKLAELTGQRPIERYGMTETLITITTRVDGERRPGSVGMPISGVRSRLVGEDGQPVPHDGETVGELQINGPTVCEGYLGRPEADAESWTDDGWFRTGDVAVIGPDGFHRIVGRASVDLIKSGGFRIGAGEVEAALRDHAAVADAAVIGAPDEDLGQAIVAFVIPASGAAPTERELIDFVAARLSVHKRPRRIVLVEDFPRNAMGKVLKKRLTA, encoded by the coding sequence ATGCTGCTCACCGCGCTCGACGGACGCTGGGGCGACGCCCCGGACGCCCTGGTGATCGATGGGACCCCGCTCTCGCGTGCGCGGCTGCTGGGCGCGGCGACCGCACTCGCCGACCAGATCGGCGGCGCCAGGGCGCTGGCCGTGCTGGCCCGGCCGACCGCGCAGACCGTGGTCGCCGTGGTGGCGGGACTGCTCGCGGGCGTGCCGGTGGTCCCGGTGCCGCCGGACGCCGGGCCGACCGAGCGCGAGCACATCCTCCGGGACTCCGGCGCGCCGCTGCTCGCGGTCTCGCCGGGGGACGAGGAGGCCGAGGCGTACGGGGCGAAGGTGCTGCCGGTGGACCTGGCGGCGGCCTCCGGGACCGCGTACCAGGACCCGGAGCCGGGGCGGCTGGCCTTCCTCCTCTACACCTCCGGCACCACCGGGGCGCCCAAGGGCGTGATGATCACCCACCGCGCCGTGGCGGCGGGGCTGGACGGGCTCGCCGAAGCCTGGGCCTGGACGCATGAGGACGTCCTCGTCCACGGGCTGCCGCTGTTCCATGTGCACGGCCTGATCCTGGGCGTGCTGGGGGCGCTGCGGCACGGAAGCAGGCTGGTGCACACCGGAAAGCCCAGGCCCGAGCTGTACGCCGAGGCGGCGCGGAGCGGCGGCACCCTCTTCTTCGGGGTGCCCACGGTCTGGGGCCGGCTGGTCAACGACCCCGAGTCGGCGCGGGCGCTGCGCAGCGCGCGGCTGATCGTCTCCGGCAGCGCGCCGCTGCCGGTCACCGTCTTCGACAAGCTCGCCGAGCTGACCGGGCAGCGCCCGATCGAGCGGTACGGCATGACCGAGACGCTGATCACGATCACCACCCGGGTGGACGGGGAGCGCCGCCCGGGCAGCGTCGGGATGCCGATCAGCGGGGTGCGCTCGCGCCTGGTCGGAGAGGACGGGCAGCCGGTTCCCCACGACGGCGAGACCGTGGGCGAACTGCAGATCAACGGGCCGACGGTGTGCGAGGGCTACCTCGGCCGGCCGGAGGCGGACGCCGAGTCGTGGACGGACGACGGCTGGTTCCGCACCGGGGATGTGGCGGTGATCGGGCCGGACGGGTTCCACCGGATCGTCGGGCGGGCCTCGGTCGACCTGATCAAGAGCGGCGGCTTCCGGATCGGCGCGGGCGAGGTGGAGGCCGCGCTGCGGGACCACGCGGCGGTGGCGGACGCGGCGGTGATCGGGGCGCCGGACGAGGATCTCGGCCAGGCGATCGTGGCCTTCGTGATCCCCGCCTCGGGCGCGGCGCCGACCGAGCGGGAGCTGATCGACTTCGTCGCCGCGCGGCTGTCGGTGCACAAGCGGCCGCGAAGGATCGTGCTGGTGGAGGACTTTCCGCGGAACGCGATGGGCAAGGTCCTGAAGAAGCGCCTGACGGCGTGA
- a CDS encoding TlpA family protein disulfide reductase, producing MGQLPEALGVELDRELGVELGERATLVQFSSAFCQPCRATRGVLAEVARTVPGVAHVEVDAESRLELVRRLGVERTPTTFVLDAGGAVVRRATGVPRRDEVLAAVAEAL from the coding sequence ATGGGTCAGCTGCCGGAGGCGCTGGGCGTGGAGCTGGACAGGGAGCTGGGCGTGGAGCTGGGCGAGCGGGCGACGCTGGTGCAGTTCTCGAGCGCGTTCTGCCAGCCGTGCCGGGCGACACGCGGAGTCCTCGCCGAGGTGGCGCGGACGGTGCCCGGCGTGGCGCATGTCGAGGTGGACGCCGAGTCGCGGCTGGAGCTGGTGCGGCGGCTCGGCGTCGAACGGACGCCGACCACGTTCGTGCTGGATGCGGGGGGTGCGGTGGTCCGCAGGGCCACCGGGGTGCCGCGGCGGGACGAGGTGCTGGCGGCGGTTGCCGAGGCGCTCTGA
- a CDS encoding CoA transferase, protein MNDDRAELAGVWRRLGGDAALVERVTVGGPVPLDSPPLPLGFVAGVAAAAAALAGAEYLFPFGVPELVLDPAAVATAFGSERHLRLEGERVVGFAPLSKFWPAADGWVRTHANYPHHQQRLLKALGTDAEGLGSAIAGRPAAEVEEMVCDGGGLAFAVRTEAEWAAHPQGRAVAAEPLVSLEAVPGAAPERPVEAGRSFRVLDLTRTIAGPVAGRTLSFLGADVLRVDSPQLAEIPEQHLDTGWGKRSTLLDLAARSDREVFEELLIGADVVLIGYRPGALDRFGLSPEELAARHPGVVVGTLAAWGRTGPWAGRRGFDSLVQAATGIALLTGAGEEGRPGALPVQALDHASGYLLAAAVLRGLVRRRAEGGSQHASVTLAGTANWLLGAERSAAPAGPLDPAPYLAEADTAAGRLRYALPPFRLPGGPLTWAEPVHPWGSDRPSWR, encoded by the coding sequence ATGAACGATGATCGCGCAGAGTTGGCCGGGGTCTGGCGGCGGCTCGGTGGTGATGCAGCGTTGGTCGAGCGGGTGACCGTGGGCGGTCCGGTGCCGCTGGATTCCCCGCCGCTGCCCCTGGGATTCGTCGCGGGGGTCGCCGCCGCGGCCGCCGCGCTGGCCGGGGCGGAGTACCTGTTCCCGTTCGGGGTGCCGGAGTTGGTGCTCGATCCGGCGGCTGTGGCGACCGCCTTCGGGAGCGAGCGACATCTGCGGCTGGAGGGCGAGCGGGTGGTCGGCTTCGCCCCGTTGTCGAAGTTCTGGCCGGCGGCGGACGGCTGGGTGCGGACCCATGCGAACTATCCTCACCACCAGCAGCGGCTGCTGAAGGCGCTCGGCACGGATGCCGAGGGGCTGGGATCCGCCATCGCGGGCCGCCCGGCGGCCGAGGTGGAGGAGATGGTCTGCGACGGCGGCGGGCTGGCCTTCGCCGTCCGCACCGAGGCGGAGTGGGCGGCGCATCCGCAGGGCAGGGCCGTCGCCGCGGAGCCGCTGGTGAGCCTGGAGGCGGTCCCCGGGGCGGCTCCCGAGCGCCCGGTCGAGGCGGGGCGCTCGTTCCGGGTGCTGGACCTCACCCGGACGATCGCCGGGCCGGTGGCCGGCCGGACGCTGTCCTTCCTGGGGGCCGACGTGCTGCGGGTGGACTCGCCGCAGCTGGCCGAGATTCCCGAGCAGCATCTGGACACGGGCTGGGGGAAGCGGAGCACGCTGCTCGACCTCGCCGCCCGCTCGGACCGGGAGGTCTTCGAGGAGCTGCTGATCGGGGCGGACGTCGTCCTCATCGGCTACCGCCCGGGGGCGCTGGACCGGTTCGGCCTCTCGCCGGAGGAACTGGCGGCCCGTCATCCCGGCGTGGTGGTCGGCACGTTGGCCGCCTGGGGGCGTACGGGGCCGTGGGCGGGCCGGCGCGGGTTCGACAGCCTGGTGCAGGCGGCCACCGGGATCGCGCTGCTCACCGGCGCCGGTGAGGAGGGCCGCCCGGGCGCCCTGCCGGTGCAGGCGCTGGACCATGCCAGCGGGTATCTGCTGGCGGCGGCGGTGCTCCGGGGGCTCGTCCGGCGCCGGGCGGAAGGCGGGAGTCAGCACGCCTCGGTCACGCTGGCCGGGACCGCGAACTGGTTGCTGGGCGCCGAGCGTTCCGCCGCACCGGCGGGGCCGCTGGACCCGGCGCCCTATCTCGCCGAGGCCGACACCGCGGCCGGGCGGCTGCGCTACGCCCTCCCGCCGTTCCGCCTCCCCGGCGGACCGCTGACCTGGGCGGAGCCGGTGCATCCATGGGGGAGCGACCGGCCGTCCTGGCGCTGA
- a CDS encoding DUF4184 family protein, whose protein sequence is MPFTLSHPAAVLPVLGNRRLSATGLIAGSMAPDVPFFTGALVPWSYVLGDFSHRLAGVLTLDLAMAAGLAALWRFVRMPLLALFPPEPGGRLALLTRPRRPLRPGAVEAARFAGSAMVGAGTHVLWDDFTHPDRLGSRLLPVLDRPLDGVRIAWWLQYGTSALALLLMAWLLLRGLRGIDAAAARSAAPARPVRQGPRVLAVVLLVVAVGMGLAAGWHRYRTVGGVGYTPLDPVSVLSFYAGAAVVCWSIGYAAAARMTALHQAGDERVRMPDREREPERPAA, encoded by the coding sequence GTGCCGTTCACACTGTCCCATCCGGCTGCCGTACTGCCGGTGCTCGGGAACCGCCGGCTGTCCGCGACCGGGCTGATCGCCGGATCGATGGCGCCGGACGTCCCGTTCTTCACCGGAGCGCTGGTGCCCTGGAGCTACGTCCTGGGGGACTTCAGCCACCGCCTTGCCGGCGTCCTCACCCTCGACCTGGCCATGGCCGCCGGGCTGGCCGCGCTCTGGCGGTTCGTCAGGATGCCGCTGCTGGCGCTCTTCCCGCCGGAGCCCGGTGGGCGTCTGGCCCTCCTCACCCGCCCCCGGCGGCCGCTGCGCCCCGGGGCGGTGGAGGCGGCCAGGTTCGCGGGGAGCGCGATGGTCGGCGCGGGCACCCATGTGCTGTGGGACGACTTCACCCACCCGGACCGGCTCGGCTCCCGGCTGCTGCCGGTGCTCGACCGGCCGCTGGACGGCGTACGGATCGCCTGGTGGCTGCAGTACGGGACGTCGGCGCTGGCCCTGCTGCTGATGGCCTGGCTGCTGCTGCGCGGGCTGCGGGGGATCGATGCGGCGGCGGCGCGGTCGGCGGCGCCGGCCCGGCCGGTGCGGCAGGGGCCGCGCGTGCTGGCGGTGGTGCTGCTGGTCGTGGCGGTGGGCATGGGACTCGCCGCGGGGTGGCATCGCTACCGCACGGTGGGCGGGGTCGGGTACACCCCGCTGGACCCCGTCTCGGTGCTCTCCTTCTACGCCGGGGCGGCCGTCGTCTGCTGGTCCATCGGCTACGCGGCCGCGGCCCGGATGACGGCGCTCCATCAGGCCGGGGACGAGCGGGTTAGGATGCCCGACCGTGAGCGAGAACCAGAGCGACCTGCCGCCTGA
- a CDS encoding electron transfer flavoprotein subunit beta/FixA family protein — MSLRIVVTVKYVPDATGDRRFAEDATTDRESVDGLLSELDEYAVEQALRIAEASGDAEVTVLTVGPDDAKDALRKALSMGADKAVHVNDDDIHGTDAIGTSAILAKALEKTGFDLIVSGMASTDGTMGIVPALLAERLGLPQATLLSEVSVADGKVTGRRDGDSATELIEAALPAVVSVTDQSGEARYPSFKGIMAAKKKPVTSLDLDDLGIEADEVGLEGAWSKVEAVAARPARTQGEIVTDEGEGGKQLAAFLATNKFI; from the coding sequence GTGAGCTTGAGGATCGTTGTCACTGTGAAGTACGTGCCCGACGCGACCGGGGATCGTCGGTTCGCGGAGGACGCGACGACCGATCGGGAGTCCGTGGACGGGCTTTTGTCGGAGCTCGACGAGTACGCGGTCGAGCAGGCCCTGCGGATCGCGGAGGCCTCCGGGGACGCGGAGGTGACCGTGCTGACGGTGGGTCCGGACGACGCGAAGGACGCGCTGCGCAAGGCGTTGTCGATGGGCGCGGACAAGGCCGTGCACGTGAACGACGACGACATCCACGGCACGGACGCGATCGGCACCTCCGCGATCCTGGCGAAGGCCCTGGAGAAGACCGGTTTCGATCTGATCGTCTCCGGCATGGCCTCCACCGACGGCACGATGGGCATCGTCCCCGCGCTGCTGGCCGAGCGCCTGGGCCTGCCCCAGGCCACCCTGCTGTCGGAGGTCTCGGTCGCCGACGGGAAGGTCACCGGGCGCCGGGACGGCGACTCCGCCACCGAGCTGATCGAGGCCGCGCTGCCGGCCGTCGTGAGCGTGACCGACCAGTCGGGTGAGGCCCGCTACCCCTCGTTCAAGGGGATCATGGCGGCCAAGAAGAAGCCGGTCACCTCCCTGGACCTGGACGACCTGGGTATCGAGGCGGACGAGGTCGGCCTGGAGGGCGCCTGGAGCAAGGTGGAGGCCGTCGCGGCGCGCCCCGCCCGCACCCAGGGCGAGATCGTCACCGACGAGGGCGAGGGCGGCAAGCAGCTGGCCGCGTTCCTGGCCACCAACAAGTTCATCTGA
- a CDS encoding DUF4184 family protein: MPFTVSHAAAVLPLVKRGPLVGAALVAGSMAPDVPFFLESLLPGSYRFGGLAHRPWAVPTVDVAIAAGLVGVWHGLVREPLVSLLPPEQADRAEALTGLGKPSLRPADAVWFAASAAAGAATHLGWDSFTHHGRAGVRLLPALERRVAGVAVHDILQYGTSLVGLGLLAAYSRRELAQAVPAARRREPSRRERRAALAGIGAATAAGAVHRVARETRGARRADATGAARGRRRMPLGSLVASVCFGAGAGTTVGAAGYAAVVRRARAAAGRS, from the coding sequence ATGCCGTTCACTGTGAGTCACGCCGCGGCGGTGCTGCCCCTGGTCAAGCGGGGGCCGCTGGTGGGAGCGGCGCTGGTCGCCGGGTCGATGGCGCCGGACGTGCCGTTCTTCCTGGAGAGCCTGCTGCCCGGCAGCTACCGCTTCGGCGGGCTCGCCCACCGGCCGTGGGCCGTGCCGACGGTGGACGTGGCGATCGCGGCCGGACTCGTCGGGGTCTGGCACGGGCTGGTCCGGGAGCCGCTGGTCTCCCTGCTGCCGCCGGAGCAGGCGGACCGCGCCGAGGCGCTGACCGGCCTCGGCAAGCCCTCCCTCCGGCCCGCCGACGCGGTCTGGTTCGCGGCCTCCGCAGCCGCCGGCGCGGCCACCCACCTCGGCTGGGACTCCTTCACCCACCACGGCCGGGCCGGCGTCCGCCTGCTGCCCGCGCTGGAGCGCCGGGTGGCCGGGGTGGCGGTGCACGACATCCTGCAGTACGGCACCTCGCTGGTCGGCCTGGGCCTCCTCGCGGCTTACAGCAGGCGGGAGTTGGCGCAGGCGGTGCCGGCCGCGCGGCGGCGCGAGCCGTCCCGCCGGGAGCGCCGCGCGGCGCTGGCCGGGATCGGCGCGGCGACCGCCGCCGGCGCCGTCCACCGGGTGGCGCGCGAGACGCGTGGGGCCCGGCGGGCGGATGCGACGGGCGCGGCACGCGGACGGCGCCGAATGCCGCTCGGGTCGCTGGTGGCGTCCGTATGCTTCGGTGCTGGCGCGGGCACCACCGTCGGGGCGGCCGGGTACGCGGCGGTCGTGCGACGGGCGAGGGCCGCCGCCGGTCGGAGCTGA
- a CDS encoding geranylgeranyl reductase family protein gives MSEVWDVVVVGAGPAGASAAYAAARTGRRVLLLDKAEPPRYKTCGGGIIGPSRDALPEGFSVPFKDRVSAVTFALNGRQEYTRRSRTMLFGLVSRDEFDQRLVEAAVKEGAVLVTGVTVSSVAQHGDQVPDRRMVALLLQDGRRVLARAVVGADGSASRIGGHVGVAFDQVDLGLEAEIPVPPEVAEAWRGRIHLDWGPIPGSYGWVFPKGDSLTVGVIAARGKGAETRTYLRDYIARLGLAGFRPTIESGHLTRCRSEDSPLSRGRVLVAGDAAGLLEPWTREGISYALRSGTLAGEWAVRVAEATDAVDVRRQALNYAFAVKAGLGVEMRTGRMLLTAFERRPWLFHLAITRFRPAWKAFARVTQGQTSFAALTRDYGVARHMVEFLGK, from the coding sequence CTGTCCGAGGTCTGGGACGTGGTGGTGGTCGGGGCCGGACCGGCCGGTGCGTCCGCGGCGTACGCGGCGGCCAGGACCGGGCGCCGGGTCCTGCTGCTCGACAAGGCCGAGCCGCCCCGCTACAAGACCTGCGGCGGCGGGATCATCGGCCCCTCGCGGGACGCTCTGCCCGAGGGGTTCTCGGTCCCCTTCAAGGACCGGGTGTCCGCGGTGACCTTCGCCCTGAACGGGCGTCAGGAGTACACCCGGCGCTCGCGCACCATGCTCTTCGGCCTGGTCAGCCGCGACGAGTTCGACCAGCGGCTGGTGGAGGCGGCGGTCAAGGAGGGCGCGGTGCTGGTGACCGGAGTCACCGTCAGCTCCGTGGCCCAGCACGGCGATCAGGTGCCGGACCGGCGGATGGTCGCGCTGCTGCTGCAGGACGGCCGGCGGGTGCTGGCCCGGGCGGTGGTCGGCGCGGACGGCAGCGCGAGCCGGATCGGCGGGCATGTCGGGGTCGCCTTCGACCAGGTGGACCTCGGCCTGGAGGCGGAGATCCCGGTTCCGCCGGAGGTCGCCGAGGCCTGGCGGGGGCGGATCCACCTGGACTGGGGGCCGATCCCGGGCTCGTATGGATGGGTCTTCCCGAAGGGGGACAGCCTCACCGTCGGCGTCATCGCGGCGCGCGGGAAGGGCGCCGAGACGCGGACGTACCTGCGGGACTACATCGCCCGGCTGGGCCTGGCCGGCTTCCGGCCGACGATCGAGTCCGGACATCTGACCCGGTGCCGCTCGGAGGACTCCCCGCTGTCGCGGGGGCGGGTGCTGGTCGCCGGGGACGCGGCGGGCCTGCTGGAGCCGTGGACGCGGGAGGGCATCTCGTACGCGCTGCGCTCGGGGACGCTTGCCGGGGAGTGGGCGGTGCGGGTCGCCGAGGCGACGGACGCGGTGGACGTCCGGCGGCAGGCGCTGAACTACGCGTTCGCGGTGAAGGCCGGTCTCGGGGTGGAGATGCGGACCGGGCGGATGCTGCTGACCGCCTTCGAGCGGCGGCCGTGGCTCTTCCATCTGGCGATCACCCGCTTCCGGCCGGCGTGGAAGGCGTTCGCGCGGGTCACCCAGGGCCAGACCTCCTTCGCCGCGCTGACGCGGGATTACGGGGTGGCGCGCCACATGGTGGAGTTCCTGGGGAAGTAG
- a CDS encoding NUDIX hydrolase: MIVWVNGAFGVGKTSAVRELRELLPGSSVFDPEWVGAGLRALLPPEVMAGVGDFQELVSWRRLVPETAAALLAELDGPLLVPMTVLRQDYRDEIFGALAARRIVVHHVLLHADETILRKRIEGDEADRGAREWRLDHLDGYQAALGSWLRADARLVETDELTPRQTAERVAEIVAAGTARCGIVQDPVPREDTVAAAVLLFDEAGRVLLVDPVYKAGWEFPGGVVESGEPPVAAAVREAREELGVELAAARLRLLFVDWEPHGGPRTGGLRLVFDGGVLDPGLRQRLRLPEGELRGWRFVAVEEAAELLAPGKMRRLRGALAARAAGAAGYAEGGLPVG; this comes from the coding sequence GTGATCGTCTGGGTCAACGGCGCGTTCGGGGTGGGGAAGACCAGCGCGGTGCGGGAGCTCCGGGAGCTGCTGCCGGGCAGCTCGGTCTTCGACCCGGAATGGGTCGGCGCGGGGCTGCGGGCGCTGCTCCCGCCGGAGGTGATGGCGGGCGTCGGGGACTTCCAGGAGCTGGTCTCCTGGCGCCGGCTGGTGCCGGAGACGGCGGCGGCCCTGCTGGCCGAGCTGGACGGGCCGCTGCTGGTGCCGATGACCGTGCTCCGCCAGGACTACCGGGACGAGATCTTCGGCGCGCTGGCCGCCCGCCGGATCGTCGTCCACCATGTGCTGCTGCACGCGGACGAAACGATCCTGCGGAAGCGGATCGAGGGCGACGAGGCCGATCGCGGCGCCCGGGAGTGGCGGCTCGACCACCTGGACGGCTACCAGGCGGCGCTGGGCTCCTGGCTGCGGGCGGACGCGCGGCTGGTGGAGACCGACGAGTTGACGCCGCGTCAGACAGCCGAGCGGGTGGCGGAGATCGTCGCGGCGGGGACCGCACGGTGCGGGATCGTGCAGGACCCCGTCCCCCGGGAGGACACCGTGGCGGCGGCGGTGCTGCTGTTCGACGAGGCGGGGCGGGTGCTGCTGGTCGACCCCGTCTACAAGGCCGGGTGGGAGTTCCCGGGCGGGGTCGTCGAGTCCGGCGAGCCGCCGGTGGCGGCGGCGGTGCGGGAGGCGAGGGAGGAGCTGGGGGTCGAGCTGGCGGCTGCCCGGCTGCGGCTGCTCTTCGTGGACTGGGAGCCGCATGGCGGGCCGCGTACCGGCGGACTGCGGCTGGTCTTCGACGGGGGAGTGCTGGACCCGGGGCTGCGGCAGCGGCTGCGGTTGCCCGAAGGGGAGTTGCGGGGCTGGCGGTTCGTGGCGGTGGAGGAGGCGGCCGAGCTGCTCGCGCCGGGCAAGATGCGGCGGCTGCGCGGGGCGCTGGCCGCTCGGGCGGCGGGGGCCGCGGGGTACGCGGAGGGCGGGCTGCCGGTGGGTTGA
- a CDS encoding electron transfer flavoprotein subunit alpha/FixB family protein, whose amino-acid sequence MSEILVLVDHAEGAVRKPTLELLTLARRLGEPSAVLLGGGDATADLAAKLGEFGAAKVYAADAAEFADYLVVPKVDALQQIAQSAQPAAILLTSSGEGKEVAARLALRLGSGIITDAVDVEAGESGPVATQSAFAASFTVKSTISHGTPVITVKPNATSPEAAPAAGAVENVTVTFSEQATGTKVTERTPRVSTGRPELTEAAIVVSGGRGVGAADGFKVVEELADALGAAVGASRAAVDAGWYPHSNQVGQTGKTVSPQLYVANGISGAIQHRAGMQTSKTIVAVNKDAEAPIFELVDYGVVGDLFDVLPQLTEEVKTRKG is encoded by the coding sequence ATGAGTGAGATTCTGGTCCTGGTCGACCACGCCGAGGGCGCGGTCCGCAAGCCCACGCTGGAGCTGCTCACCCTCGCCCGCCGTCTGGGCGAGCCCTCCGCCGTCCTGCTGGGCGGCGGCGACGCGACCGCCGACCTGGCCGCGAAGCTGGGCGAGTTCGGGGCGGCGAAGGTGTACGCGGCGGACGCGGCGGAGTTCGCCGACTACCTGGTCGTGCCCAAGGTCGACGCCCTGCAGCAGATCGCGCAGAGCGCCCAGCCGGCCGCGATCCTCCTCACCTCCTCCGGTGAGGGCAAGGAGGTCGCCGCCCGCCTCGCGCTGCGCCTGGGCTCCGGCATCATCACGGACGCCGTCGACGTCGAGGCCGGCGAGAGCGGCCCGGTGGCCACCCAGTCCGCCTTCGCGGCCTCCTTCACCGTGAAGTCGACCATCTCCCACGGCACCCCCGTCATCACGGTCAAGCCGAACGCCACCTCCCCCGAGGCCGCCCCCGCCGCCGGTGCGGTGGAGAACGTCACCGTCACCTTCTCCGAGCAGGCGACCGGCACCAAGGTCACCGAGCGCACCCCGCGCGTCTCCACCGGCCGCCCGGAGCTGACCGAGGCCGCCATCGTGGTCTCCGGCGGCCGCGGAGTCGGTGCCGCCGACGGGTTCAAGGTCGTCGAGGAGCTCGCCGACGCCCTCGGCGCCGCCGTCGGCGCCTCCCGCGCGGCCGTGGACGCCGGCTGGTACCCCCACTCCAACCAGGTCGGGCAGACCGGCAAGACCGTCTCCCCCCAGCTGTACGTCGCCAACGGCATCTCCGGCGCCATCCAGCACCGGGCCGGCATGCAGACCTCCAAGACGATCGTCGCCGTCAACAAGGACGCCGAAGCCCCCATCTTCGAGCTCGTCGACTACGGCGTCGTCGGGGACCTCTTCGACGTCCTGCCCCAACTCACCGAAGAGGTCAAGACCCGCAAGGGCTGA